A single region of the Archaeoglobaceae archaeon genome encodes:
- a CDS encoding 30S ribosomal protein S7, which produces MPYGFSEEDLLVFGKYSVKDIEIKDPALKSYICLQPTFTLHTHGRHFDPFAKEKVFIVERLINKVMRKERNTGKKMSAYNIVREAFEIIERKTKKNPIQVLVDAIVNAGPREEVVRIKYGGIAVPKAVDTSSLRRIDVALRNIVEGARRTAFKSKKSIAYCLADEIIAASNNDTKSFAVSKKEEVERVAKSAR; this is translated from the coding sequence ATGCCATACGGTTTTAGTGAAGAAGATCTGCTTGTATTCGGGAAATATAGCGTTAAAGATATCGAGATAAAGGATCCAGCCTTGAAGAGCTATATCTGTTTACAACCCACTTTCACTCTTCACACTCACGGAAGGCATTTCGATCCCTTTGCAAAGGAGAAAGTATTCATCGTGGAGAGATTGATAAACAAGGTAATGAGAAAAGAGAGAAACACCGGCAAAAAGATGAGTGCATACAACATCGTCAGAGAGGCCTTCGAGATTATTGAAAGAAAGACGAAGAAGAATCCGATTCAAGTCCTCGTGGATGCGATTGTGAATGCTGGTCCAAGAGAAGAGGTAGTGAGGATCAAATATGGGGGTATTGCTGTGCCAAAGGCTGTTGATACCTCAAGTCTAAGAAGAATCGACGTTGCGTTGAGAAATATTGTTGAAGGGGCAAGAAGGACTGCTTTTAAATCCAAGAAGAGCATAGCTTATTGTTTAGCAGATGAGATTATTGCAGCTTCGAATAATGACACAAAGAGCTTTGCAGTTTCAAAGAAAGAAGAAGTTGAAAGAGTAGCCAAGTCTGCAAGGTGA
- a CDS encoding elongation factor EF-2, producing the protein MATRAKKFVEKIEELMWKPERIRNMGIAAHIDHGKTTLSDSLLAGAGIISDELAGQQLYLDFDEQEKERGITINAANVSMVHEYEGEEYLINLIDTPGHVDFGGEVTRAMRAVDGVIIVVDAVEGVMPQTETVVRQALREGVKPVLFVNKIDRLIKELQLTPQQMQERLIKVINDVNKLIKSIKPEKFNDWKIEVAKGNVAFGSALQKWGVSVRSQKNTGIGFKEVYEYLKRGEAKELHKKTPLHVVILDMVVRHLPNPIEAQKERIKIIWKGDPNSEVGRAMVNCDPKGPVVLMVTKIVVDPQAGEVAVGRLFSGTVRPGTELYIVDRKAKNRVQTAGLYMGPRRVEVEEIPAGNIVALVGLKDAISGSTCSEIEKIEPFESLKHYSEPVVTMAIEAKNPRDLPKLVDVLRKLVKEDPTLQITLNEETGEHLLSGMGELHLEVKVEKIRREYNLEVITSPPIVVFRETVTKTSPVVEGKSPNKHNRFYIVVEPLPEEVLRMFKEGEVDFKMDKKERRKKLEEAGLTGEEAAGAVEFYEGNLFCDVTKGIQYLNETMELILEGFREAMRAGPLAREPCMGIKVKLVDCKLHEDAVHRGPAQVIPAVRSAIFAAILQADATLLEPYQKIFIFAPQTMTGSVTREIQGRRGQILEIKIEGDTANLVAKAPVKEMFGFAGSIRSATSGKAIWSTEHAGFERVPPSLLEEFVMEVRKRKGLKLEIPKPEEFLA; encoded by the coding sequence ATGGCAACAAGAGCGAAGAAATTTGTTGAAAAAATTGAGGAGTTAATGTGGAAGCCAGAGAGGATCAGAAACATGGGTATTGCTGCCCATATTGATCACGGAAAGACAACGCTCAGCGACTCTCTACTTGCTGGAGCGGGAATCATAAGCGATGAACTTGCTGGACAGCAGTTGTATTTGGACTTCGATGAGCAGGAGAAGGAGAGAGGCATCACGATAAACGCTGCGAACGTATCCATGGTTCATGAATACGAGGGCGAAGAGTATCTTATTAACCTGATAGACACTCCAGGACACGTTGACTTTGGTGGAGAAGTAACAAGAGCGATGAGAGCGGTTGACGGAGTTATAATAGTTGTCGATGCAGTAGAAGGAGTGATGCCACAAACAGAGACCGTTGTAAGGCAGGCTCTGAGAGAAGGAGTTAAGCCCGTGCTTTTTGTGAACAAGATCGATAGACTGATCAAAGAACTTCAGTTAACACCACAGCAGATGCAGGAAAGACTTATAAAGGTTATAAATGATGTTAACAAACTTATAAAATCGATAAAGCCAGAGAAATTCAACGATTGGAAGATAGAAGTTGCAAAGGGTAATGTGGCCTTTGGTTCTGCTCTTCAGAAGTGGGGCGTTAGTGTTAGATCTCAAAAGAACACAGGAATTGGTTTTAAGGAGGTTTATGAGTATTTGAAGAGAGGAGAAGCCAAGGAGCTTCACAAAAAGACACCACTTCATGTTGTAATTCTCGACATGGTAGTAAGACATCTTCCAAATCCAATTGAAGCTCAAAAAGAAAGAATAAAGATAATATGGAAAGGGGATCCAAATAGCGAAGTTGGCAGGGCAATGGTTAATTGCGATCCAAAGGGACCGGTTGTTTTGATGGTAACAAAGATTGTTGTAGATCCACAGGCGGGCGAAGTGGCTGTTGGAAGACTCTTTAGCGGAACTGTCAGACCTGGAACGGAACTCTACATAGTAGACAGAAAAGCAAAGAACAGGGTGCAGACTGCAGGTCTTTATATGGGTCCAAGACGTGTTGAAGTTGAGGAAATTCCTGCGGGCAACATTGTAGCTCTCGTGGGGCTAAAAGATGCAATTTCAGGTTCAACCTGCTCAGAAATAGAAAAAATTGAGCCTTTTGAATCTCTGAAACACTACAGCGAGCCCGTTGTGACGATGGCAATTGAAGCTAAAAATCCAAGAGATCTGCCAAAGCTTGTTGATGTGCTCAGAAAGCTTGTAAAAGAGGATCCGACGTTGCAAATTACCCTAAATGAAGAAACTGGCGAACATTTGCTGAGTGGAATGGGAGAACTGCACTTGGAAGTGAAGGTCGAGAAGATCAGGAGAGAATACAATCTTGAGGTCATAACTTCACCACCGATTGTTGTATTCAGAGAAACCGTAACAAAGACTTCGCCTGTGGTTGAAGGTAAGTCTCCGAACAAGCACAACAGATTTTACATAGTTGTGGAGCCATTGCCAGAAGAAGTGTTAAGGATGTTCAAGGAAGGTGAAGTAGACTTTAAGATGGACAAGAAGGAACGCAGAAAGAAATTAGAAGAGGCAGGACTTACCGGAGAGGAAGCTGCCGGAGCGGTCGAATTTTACGAGGGGAACTTATTCTGTGATGTCACAAAAGGCATTCAATATCTCAATGAAACAATGGAGTTGATTCTCGAAGGTTTCAGGGAAGCAATGCGTGCAGGACCGTTGGCAAGGGAGCCCTGCATGGGTATAAAGGTGAAACTTGTTGACTGCAAGCTTCATGAGGACGCTGTGCATCGCGGACCAGCCCAAGTGATTCCAGCGGTGAGATCTGCAATTTTTGCGGCAATTTTACAGGCAGATGCAACTTTGCTTGAGCCTTATCAGAAGATATTCATATTTGCACCTCAAACAATGACAGGAAGCGTTACAAGGGAAATTCAGGGTAGGCGTGGACAGATTCTTGAGATAAAGATCGAAGGAGATACTGCAAATCTCGTTGCAAAAGCCCCAGTTAAAGAGATGTTTGGCTTCGCCGGGAGCATCAGGAGTGCAACTTCCGGTAAAGCCATCTGGAGCACTGAGCATGCGGGCTTTGAAAGGGTTCCACCGAGTTTACTTGAAGAGTTCGTGATGGAAGTCAGGAAGAGAAAAGGTCTGAAGCTCGAAATTCCGAAACCGGAGGAATTTCTTGCTTGA
- a CDS encoding PUA domain-containing protein: MRELGEKEFRVLRKALKFFNSFDFLTNYRLIAVEKELYAVSGELFEFLKLRNLECVAGVKVGEIGKRLRLTLEGAFWLMKNEKKKIWVNNRGEMLFLYGRDIFAGSVEKVGEFEENEVVFVCNRYGDILGIGRSRFKSSEILKLPEDRIAIENLVDRGAYLRHEKLYKSF; this comes from the coding sequence TTGAGAGAGCTTGGTGAAAAAGAGTTTCGAGTTTTAAGAAAAGCCTTAAAATTTTTCAACTCTTTTGATTTTCTTACAAATTATAGGCTGATCGCAGTTGAAAAAGAGCTTTATGCTGTCTCAGGAGAACTTTTTGAATTTCTAAAGCTTAGAAATCTTGAATGTGTTGCGGGTGTAAAGGTTGGCGAAATTGGTAAAAGGCTAAGGCTAACACTGGAGGGAGCCTTCTGGTTGATGAAAAATGAAAAGAAAAAAATATGGGTAAATAATCGTGGCGAGATGCTTTTTCTTTATGGTAGGGACATTTTCGCGGGCTCAGTTGAGAAGGTCGGGGAGTTTGAGGAGAACGAAGTAGTTTTTGTGTGCAACAGATATGGCGACATTTTGGGAATTGGGAGGAGCAGGTTTAAATCCTCAGAGATTTTAAAATTGCCAGAAGATAGGATTGCAATTGAGAATTTGGTTGATAGGGGGGCTTATTTAAGGCATGAAAAACTTTACAAGTCTTTTTAA
- a CDS encoding GYD domain-containing protein, whose amino-acid sequence MKFVILSRLTDEGAKTLKERPQRLKEVNQELEKMGVKVLEQYAVFGEYDFVNIIEANDNTTVMKAMLELASRGTIRTITMPAVPVEELIKKL is encoded by the coding sequence ATGAAGTTTGTAATACTTTCGAGATTGACAGACGAAGGGGCAAAGACTTTGAAAGAGAGGCCCCAGAGACTTAAAGAGGTGAATCAGGAACTTGAGAAAATGGGGGTAAAAGTTTTAGAGCAGTATGCGGTTTTTGGTGAATACGATTTTGTTAACATAATCGAAGCAAACGACAATACAACCGTGATGAAGGCCATGTTGGAACTTGCAAGCAGAGGAACAATAAGAACGATTACGATGCCAGCAGTCCCGGTGGAAGAACTTATTAAAAAATTATAA
- a CDS encoding 2,5-diamino-6-(ribosylamino)-4(3H)-pyrimidinone 5'-phosphate reductase encodes MRPYVLINVASSLDGKISDETRKQLRISCKEDLERVDRLRADADAIMVGIGTILSDDPRLNVKSKELREHRILNGKPENPIKVIVDSKCRIPETAKVFEGEVIVAVSKIADKSRVEKISRKAKVVVFGEEKVDLKSLMEYLYDIGIKKLMVEGGSTLISSLLSQNLVDEIFIYYAPIMIGGAKSPTICDGSSFSFPLKIEIVSFERLGEGLLVRLRPIKI; translated from the coding sequence ATGAGGCCATACGTTTTAATAAACGTTGCTTCGAGCCTTGACGGTAAAATAAGTGATGAAACAAGAAAACAGCTTCGAATTTCCTGCAAAGAAGACTTGGAAAGAGTTGACAGGCTTCGAGCGGATGCAGATGCTATAATGGTTGGAATCGGAACCATACTTTCCGATGATCCGAGATTAAACGTTAAAAGCAAAGAACTCAGAGAGCATAGAATTTTGAACGGCAAGCCCGAAAATCCGATTAAAGTCATTGTTGATAGCAAATGCAGAATTCCGGAGACTGCAAAGGTATTTGAGGGAGAAGTCATAGTTGCAGTTTCAAAGATTGCAGACAAGAGTAGAGTTGAGAAGATATCAAGAAAAGCAAAAGTTGTAGTTTTTGGCGAGGAAAAGGTCGATCTAAAGTCTCTTATGGAGTATCTCTACGACATAGGGATCAAGAAGTTGATGGTTGAGGGCGGAAGCACATTGATTTCGTCTCTGCTCAGCCAAAACTTAGTTGACGAGATCTTCATTTACTATGCTCCAATAATGATTGGTGGGGCTAAATCGCCAACCATTTGTGATGGTAGTTCTTTTAGTTTTCCATTAAAAATTGAGATTGTTTCTTTCGAAAGACTTGGAGAAGGACTACTTGTGCGTTTAAGACCTATTAAGATTTAG
- a CDS encoding DUF555 domain-containing protein, which yields MPNYNVVLQAGWIVKRAKSVEDAINIAIAEAGKKLNPDLSFVRVEVGGVECPKCGETFKSAFLVSKTALVGLIFEMKVFNAESEEHAAKIAKSEIGKRMPNIPLEVVEVSKI from the coding sequence ATGCCCAACTACAATGTGGTGCTACAGGCCGGGTGGATTGTAAAGAGGGCCAAAAGTGTGGAGGATGCAATAAACATAGCGATAGCAGAAGCTGGAAAGAAACTTAATCCTGATCTCAGCTTCGTTCGAGTTGAAGTCGGCGGAGTAGAGTGCCCCAAATGCGGGGAAACATTTAAATCTGCATTTCTGGTATCAAAAACCGCTCTTGTTGGACTGATATTCGAGATGAAGGTATTCAACGCAGAAAGTGAAGAACATGCGGCAAAGATCGCAAAATCCGAAATCGGTAAGAGAATGCCAAACATTCCGCTTGAAGTCGTTGAAGTTTCGAAAATATGA
- a CDS encoding VTT domain-containing protein, with protein MIESIAETLIEYRYIGVFLLSLISNSIPFVGVPYLNFLILLAPFLNFWELILVALLSALGASIGKVVIYLFGFGIGHTLPEKTKENLMFFQRFIRRWGVFAIFLFAASPLPDDVLYIPLGMAQYKLVYYFLAILCGKILVTSYVLFAGKFGMEIIESYTENFELSFVVFLVATIILSIFVLKFNWRRFFEEFFENK; from the coding sequence ATGATAGAATCAATAGCAGAAACGCTGATCGAATATCGCTACATCGGCGTGTTTCTTTTATCCCTTATTTCCAACTCGATACCGTTCGTAGGTGTCCCATATCTGAACTTTTTGATTCTTCTCGCACCCTTTCTAAATTTCTGGGAACTGATACTAGTTGCTCTTCTGTCAGCGCTCGGCGCATCGATTGGAAAGGTTGTTATATATCTTTTTGGCTTCGGTATTGGCCATACTCTCCCAGAAAAAACAAAAGAAAATTTAATGTTTTTTCAAAGATTTATAAGAAGATGGGGTGTCTTTGCAATTTTTCTCTTTGCTGCCTCGCCTTTACCAGATGATGTCCTCTACATACCGCTCGGAATGGCGCAATATAAGTTGGTTTATTACTTTTTGGCGATTCTCTGTGGCAAGATTCTCGTTACGAGCTACGTGCTGTTTGCCGGAAAATTTGGAATGGAAATAATCGAAAGCTACACAGAAAATTTCGAACTCAGCTTTGTGGTATTCCTTGTTGCAACGATCATCTTATCGATATTCGTGCTTAAATTCAACTGGAGGAGATTTTTCGAGGAGTTTTTTGAAAACAAATAG
- the argS gene encoding arginine--tRNA ligase, which translates to MFLNLIKDAIRSLEEFGDEKLIKESEHADLTTTIAFKIAKERNLNPQDVANDILNKIEPKGYVGKVEAVNGYINLFANYEFLEDTIYAILNDENYGSIGAKGKVLIEHTSANPDGPLHIGHIRNSIIGDTLARIFKKAGFDVKTHYYINDMGRQMAITVLGVEKFGLSNKKPDHAIAEAYISANKLLESNPELEKRIEELMLKYEALEEDTVKRFREAIERAMDGIKATMTRINVFHDEFIWESDYIRNGYVDRVLKALDSKNLIKKDKAWIIELEGFEKEVVIRRENGTSLYITRDLAYHLWKSENFERMINVWGADHKLYGSQLLKILEILGIKKPEIVFFEFVSLPEGRMSTRKGKFISADELIEKVKEEAKKSIVNRDFSAEEIEKIAEAVAIGAIRFDFLKVAPEKPMIFDMSKALDFERQTASYIQYTYSRACSILRKSDEKPEFSAELCEKIERDLVIMLSKMPFYIYKVVNEVRPNLFAEYMLGLASKFNEFYRDYPVLKAEDEIREHRLAIVSAVSRVLKIGLELMGIQPLERM; encoded by the coding sequence ATGTTCCTCAATCTCATCAAAGATGCGATTCGAAGTTTAGAAGAATTCGGAGACGAAAAGCTCATTAAAGAGAGTGAACATGCGGATTTGACGACCACAATAGCTTTCAAAATAGCCAAAGAAAGAAACCTGAATCCGCAAGACGTTGCAAACGATATCCTGAATAAAATAGAGCCCAAAGGCTACGTAGGAAAAGTGGAAGCTGTTAATGGATACATCAACCTGTTTGCTAATTACGAGTTCTTGGAAGACACCATATACGCCATCCTTAACGATGAAAACTATGGATCAATTGGTGCTAAGGGTAAGGTCCTTATAGAACACACATCTGCAAATCCCGATGGTCCATTGCACATAGGCCACATTCGAAACTCTATCATAGGAGATACTCTGGCAAGAATATTTAAAAAAGCAGGGTTTGATGTTAAAACGCACTACTATATAAACGATATGGGAAGACAGATGGCTATAACTGTGCTCGGTGTGGAGAAATTTGGCTTATCAAATAAGAAGCCCGATCATGCGATTGCTGAAGCATACATTTCCGCAAACAAACTCCTTGAAAGTAATCCGGAACTTGAAAAAAGAATTGAAGAACTTATGTTGAAATACGAAGCTTTAGAGGAGGACACTGTAAAAAGATTCCGAGAAGCCATTGAGAGGGCAATGGACGGGATAAAAGCTACGATGACACGAATTAACGTATTCCATGACGAGTTCATCTGGGAGAGCGATTATATCCGAAATGGCTATGTCGATAGGGTTCTAAAAGCTCTTGATTCAAAAAATCTGATAAAGAAAGACAAAGCCTGGATTATAGAACTCGAAGGATTTGAAAAGGAAGTTGTGATAAGAAGAGAGAATGGAACGTCTCTTTATATCACAAGAGATCTGGCTTACCACCTGTGGAAAAGCGAGAATTTTGAGAGAATGATCAACGTCTGGGGTGCAGATCACAAGCTATATGGTTCACAACTTTTAAAAATCCTTGAAATACTTGGAATTAAAAAGCCTGAAATCGTGTTCTTCGAGTTCGTATCTCTTCCAGAAGGAAGAATGAGCACCAGAAAAGGTAAGTTCATTTCTGCAGATGAATTAATTGAGAAAGTTAAGGAAGAAGCAAAAAAGAGCATTGTAAACAGAGATTTTTCAGCTGAAGAAATTGAAAAAATCGCTGAAGCTGTTGCGATTGGTGCAATAAGGTTTGATTTCTTAAAAGTAGCACCTGAAAAACCAATGATTTTTGACATGAGTAAGGCATTAGACTTTGAGCGACAGACAGCGAGCTACATCCAATACACATACTCAAGAGCATGTAGCATCTTAAGAAAAAGCGATGAAAAGCCCGAATTTTCAGCGGAACTTTGCGAGAAGATCGAAAGAGACCTTGTGATCATGCTTTCAAAGATGCCTTTCTACATATACAAAGTTGTAAATGAAGTTAGACCAAATCTTTTCGCAGAATACATGCTTGGGTTAGCATCAAAATTTAACGAATTCTATAGAGACTACCCTGTTCTAAAGGCGGAAGATGAAATAAGAGAGCACAGATTAGCCATTGTTTCTGCAGTTAGCAGGGTTTTAAAAATTGGACTCGAATTAATGGGAATCCAGCCCCTCGAGAGGATGTAA
- a CDS encoding preprotein translocase subunit Sec61beta, which produces MAKVSRTKERTPPLMSSAGIMRYFEEEKTKIKISPKAVVFAGLLTFILVMVLNAYYGLWPRV; this is translated from the coding sequence ATGGCGAAGGTGTCACGAACAAAGGAAAGAACTCCACCCTTGATGTCTTCTGCAGGTATAATGAGGTATTTTGAGGAGGAGAAAACAAAGATAAAGATAAGCCCGAAGGCGGTTGTGTTTGCAGGTTTGCTTACATTTATCCTCGTAATGGTTTTGAACGCATATTACGGACTTTGGCCAAGAGTATAA
- a CDS encoding acetyl-CoA C-acetyltransferase produces MEEVYIVDYIRSAFSRSRPREPEKDVFNKIDMPAVAAMLVKEMVNRTGIDPREIGDLITGCTMQMGESWLFGGRMVHMLAELPIEVPAQGTERVCISGMSAMHQCAMEIMLGLSDITIACGIEHMTHLPMQPDLNPHMGISPSLLNRQDLIDKYDLMTAVSMGLTAEKLFAKWKDKLGWTKRDLDEWGVRSHKLAAEALKSGYFLNGEGYPTKRRGEILPIEVEQADGSRKVIDRDQSIRPDTTLEAVEKLPPAFKPDGVITAGNSSPLNAGATAIMLMNKKKMKEYGLEPMAKIVSIGWAGVDPSVMGEGPVPATQKALKFAKLEVKDIDYWEINEAFSVVTLFAIKMLKIDPEKVNVKGGAIAIGHPLAASGIRLTGTLARILNLENAKYGVATLCGGGGQGGTTIIENPYV; encoded by the coding sequence ATGGAAGAAGTCTATATAGTAGACTATATTAGATCTGCATTTTCGAGATCTCGCCCGAGAGAACCGGAGAAAGACGTTTTCAATAAAATAGACATGCCTGCAGTTGCGGCAATGCTCGTAAAAGAGATGGTAAACAGAACAGGTATTGATCCAAGAGAGATCGGTGATCTCATAACTGGATGCACAATGCAGATGGGTGAGAGCTGGTTGTTCGGCGGTAGAATGGTTCACATGCTCGCTGAATTACCAATCGAAGTTCCAGCCCAAGGAACTGAGAGAGTTTGTATCTCTGGGATGTCTGCAATGCATCAGTGTGCAATGGAAATAATGCTTGGACTGAGCGATATTACAATTGCCTGCGGAATAGAACACATGACACATCTGCCCATGCAACCAGATCTGAATCCACACATGGGTATCTCGCCCTCGCTACTCAACAGACAGGACTTGATCGATAAATACGATTTAATGACCGCAGTAAGCATGGGTTTAACCGCAGAAAAGCTATTTGCAAAGTGGAAGGATAAGCTTGGCTGGACAAAGAGAGATCTTGATGAATGGGGCGTTAGAAGCCATAAACTCGCTGCAGAAGCACTAAAAAGCGGTTATTTCCTTAATGGAGAAGGATATCCAACAAAGAGAAGAGGAGAGATATTGCCAATTGAAGTTGAGCAAGCTGATGGAAGCAGAAAGGTGATCGATAGAGATCAATCCATCCGACCAGATACAACCCTCGAAGCAGTTGAAAAGCTCCCTCCAGCGTTCAAGCCAGATGGAGTTATAACTGCTGGCAACTCCTCGCCTCTAAACGCCGGAGCTACTGCGATAATGCTCATGAACAAGAAAAAGATGAAGGAATATGGCCTAGAACCGATGGCCAAAATCGTCTCTATTGGATGGGCGGGCGTTGATCCGAGTGTAATGGGTGAAGGGCCTGTTCCCGCAACACAGAAGGCTCTAAAGTTTGCAAAGCTCGAAGTTAAGGATATTGACTACTGGGAGATCAACGAAGCTTTCTCCGTGGTAACACTCTTTGCAATTAAGATGCTCAAAATTGATCCAGAAAAAGTAAACGTAAAGGGCGGTGCAATTGCGATTGGTCATCCACTTGCAGCGAGTGGAATAAGACTTACGGGAACGCTTGCAAGGATTTTAAACCTCGAAAATGCGAAATACGGAGTTGCTACCCTCTGTGGTGGCGGTGGCCAAGGAGGAACGACTATAATTGAGAATCCATACGTTTAA
- a CDS encoding acyl-CoA dehydrogenase family protein — protein sequence MLSEFLLTDEQKAIKDAAREFAEKEFPKYAEECDREEKFPFELWKKAAELGFIGMSFPEDYGGQGAGVLDSCLVVEEFWRVDGGLGQILSTTFGSEQILMFGNEEQREKYLPPLAKGKKICCACYTEPQAGSDVAGIKTRADKVGDEYVINGTKMFITNGTIADYYIVLARTDPNPKKRHHGMSVFIVEKGTPGLEAKKLHNKLGIRASDTAEVVFKNVRVPKENLIGEEGNGFLQTMMFFNVTRIPVAFQAVGLAQGAFELAFNYAKNRELFEQKLIDFQVTQDKLAKMRVKLECARLLAYQAAYLQDKQGMPDPGVTAMAKYYCAHAANEIVNEALQIHGGYGYMGEQAISRMYRDVRILEIYEGTREIELEIIARSLMGRIPSKLSQIRKHPLM from the coding sequence ATGTTGTCGGAATTTCTCCTGACCGACGAGCAGAAGGCTATAAAAGATGCTGCAAGAGAGTTCGCAGAGAAAGAGTTTCCAAAATATGCAGAGGAATGCGATAGAGAAGAGAAATTCCCATTCGAACTTTGGAAAAAAGCCGCTGAGCTTGGATTCATTGGAATGAGCTTTCCAGAAGACTATGGTGGCCAGGGAGCGGGTGTTCTTGACTCCTGCTTGGTAGTGGAAGAATTCTGGAGGGTAGATGGCGGTTTGGGTCAGATTCTCTCAACAACCTTCGGTTCAGAGCAGATCCTGATGTTTGGAAATGAAGAGCAGAGAGAGAAATACCTGCCACCACTTGCAAAGGGAAAGAAAATCTGCTGTGCCTGCTATACTGAGCCACAGGCAGGTAGTGATGTAGCGGGAATAAAAACAAGAGCAGACAAGGTTGGAGACGAATACGTGATAAATGGAACAAAGATGTTTATCACAAATGGAACAATCGCAGATTACTACATCGTTCTTGCGAGAACTGATCCGAACCCGAAGAAGAGACATCACGGAATGAGTGTATTCATAGTTGAGAAGGGAACTCCAGGCCTTGAAGCCAAAAAACTGCACAACAAGCTTGGAATTAGAGCCAGTGATACTGCTGAAGTCGTGTTTAAGAATGTCAGAGTGCCAAAAGAGAACTTAATCGGTGAGGAAGGAAATGGCTTCCTCCAGACCATGATGTTCTTCAATGTAACACGCATCCCAGTAGCCTTCCAGGCGGTCGGTTTAGCACAGGGTGCATTTGAGCTGGCATTCAACTATGCAAAGAACAGAGAACTATTTGAACAGAAGCTGATTGACTTCCAGGTTACTCAGGACAAGCTCGCAAAGATGAGGGTAAAGCTTGAGTGTGCAAGACTTCTTGCATACCAGGCTGCCTATCTGCAAGACAAACAGGGCATGCCGGATCCAGGAGTTACCGCAATGGCAAAATACTACTGCGCACATGCCGCAAACGAGATAGTTAACGAAGCTTTGCAGATACACGGTGGTTACGGATACATGGGCGAGCAGGCAATCTCGAGAATGTATAGAGACGTAAGAATCCTTGAGATATACGAAGGAACAAGAGAGATTGAGCTTGAAATCATCGCAAGATCATTGATGGGAAGAATTCCATCTAAGCTCAGCCAGATAAGAAAGCATCCACTCATGTAA
- a CDS encoding rubredoxin encodes MAKYQCSVCGYIYDEKEGDPDGNIPPGTKWEDLPEDWVCPVCGATKDQFEKIS; translated from the coding sequence ATGGCAAAATACCAGTGCAGTGTATGTGGATATATCTACGACGAAAAAGAGGGGGATCCAGATGGCAACATACCTCCCGGAACCAAATGGGAGGATTTACCTGAAGATTGGGTTTGTCCTGTTTGCGGTGCGACAAAAGACCAATTTGAAAAAATAAGCTAA